Proteins encoded together in one Vigna angularis cultivar LongXiaoDou No.4 chromosome 5, ASM1680809v1, whole genome shotgun sequence window:
- the LOC108340041 gene encoding uncharacterized protein LOC108340041 encodes MDGLQVALPIVGVLAAAAVTFYAVSFSELKEKSFRDLEESEYEDGVYRPSPSSRERRARRQANKNNKK; translated from the exons ATGGATGGGTTACAGGTAGCTCTTCCGATTGTGGGAGTTCTTGCGGCGGCAGCTGTGACTTTCTATGCAGTGAGCTTTTCTGAGCTTAAAGAG AAATCGTTTAGAGATTTGGAAGAATCTGAATATGAAGATGGAGTTTATAGGCCATCCCCTAGCTCCCGAGAGAGGCGTGCCAGAAGACAagctaacaaaaataataaaaaatga